In the Pseudomonas orientalis genome, one interval contains:
- a CDS encoding tellurite resistance TerB family protein, whose protein sequence is MNTRGLLDQLLKSGQDMLQNKAGGQRQSNDKGALGGLLGGGGLGSLLGGAGGGALAAGAMGLLLGNKKARKFGGKALTYGGLAALGVIAYKAYGNWQAQQAGAPQGEPQTIDRLPPAQVEQHSQGILKALVAAAKADGHVDERERALIEGEFTKLDNDRELQTWLHAELNKPLDPADVARAASTPEMAAEMYIASVMLVDEENFMEKAYLDELARQLKLEPGLKAELEKQVRLNVE, encoded by the coding sequence ATGAATACCCGTGGATTGCTCGATCAGTTGCTCAAGTCTGGCCAGGACATGTTGCAGAACAAGGCTGGCGGCCAACGTCAATCAAACGACAAAGGCGCCCTGGGTGGGCTGCTGGGCGGTGGCGGGCTCGGCAGTTTGCTCGGTGGCGCAGGCGGGGGCGCATTGGCGGCCGGCGCCATGGGCTTGCTGCTGGGCAATAAAAAAGCGCGCAAATTCGGCGGCAAGGCCCTGACCTACGGAGGCCTGGCCGCCTTGGGGGTCATCGCCTACAAAGCCTACGGCAACTGGCAGGCACAGCAGGCCGGCGCGCCCCAGGGCGAGCCGCAAACCATTGATCGCCTGCCGCCGGCCCAGGTCGAGCAACACAGTCAGGGCATTCTCAAGGCGCTGGTCGCTGCCGCCAAGGCCGACGGGCATGTGGATGAGCGTGAGCGCGCGTTGATCGAAGGCGAATTCACAAAACTCGACAATGACCGCGAACTGCAAACCTGGCTGCATGCCGAGCTGAACAAGCCACTCGACCCGGCTGACGTAGCCCGCGCCGCCAGTACCCCGGAAATGGCCGCCGAGATGTATATCGCCAGTGTGATGCTGGTGGACGAGGAAAACTTCATGGAGAAGGCCTACCTGGACGAACTGGCGCGCCAACTGAAGCTGGAGCCGGGCCTGAAGGCGGAGCTGGAGAAACAGGTGCGCCTTAACGTCGAATAG
- a CDS encoding methyl-accepting chemotaxis protein, producing the protein MKNWTLRQRILASFAVIIAIMLLMVVLSYSRLLKIETSANLVRDDAVPGVFFSSMIRSAWVDSYLQTQELVGIHKNQGISEDDKQDYKSFEARLEKYMADYAKTINFTQDRSDFDAFEKLHQRYNQALSQVLEAQQGNNAAEALRLFNEQLTPTWVAGRAKLNDIISENKQVSDDATAAIDNAVGAAKVSMGVSLLLAILAAALCGLLLMRAITAPMKRIIDILETMRTGDLSKRLNLERKDEFNAVETGFNDMMTELTALVSQAQRSSVQVTTSVTEIAATSKQQQATATETAATTTEIGATSREIAATSKDLVRTMTEVSTAADQASVAAGSGQQGLARMEETMHSVMGAADLVNAKLAILNEKAGNINQVVVTIVKVADQTNLLSLNAAIEAEKAGEYGRGFAVVATEVRRLADQTAVATYDIEQMVREIQSAVSAGVMGMDKFSEEVRRGMFEVQQVGEQLSQIIHQVQALAPRVLMVNEGMQAQATGAEQINHALVQLGDASSQTVESLRQASFAIDELSQVAVGLRSGVSRFKV; encoded by the coding sequence GTGAAGAACTGGACCCTGCGCCAACGGATTTTGGCGAGCTTCGCGGTCATTATCGCGATCATGCTGCTGATGGTCGTGCTCTCGTATTCGCGCCTGTTGAAAATCGAAACCAGCGCAAACCTGGTCCGGGATGATGCCGTGCCGGGCGTGTTTTTCAGTTCGATGATTCGCAGCGCGTGGGTCGACAGCTACCTGCAAACCCAGGAGTTGGTCGGGATCCACAAGAACCAGGGCATTTCCGAAGACGACAAGCAGGACTACAAGTCTTTCGAGGCGCGCCTTGAGAAGTACATGGCCGATTACGCGAAAACGATCAATTTTACTCAGGATCGCAGCGACTTCGATGCCTTCGAAAAACTGCACCAGCGCTACAATCAAGCGCTCAGCCAGGTGCTTGAGGCGCAGCAGGGCAACAACGCCGCCGAGGCACTCCGGTTGTTCAACGAGCAGCTGACACCCACCTGGGTCGCAGGTCGTGCGAAACTCAATGACATCATCAGCGAGAATAAACAGGTCTCCGATGACGCCACCGCCGCCATCGATAATGCCGTCGGGGCGGCGAAAGTCAGCATGGGCGTTTCGCTGCTGCTGGCGATTCTTGCCGCGGCGCTATGTGGCCTGCTGCTGATGCGCGCAATCACGGCGCCGATGAAGCGCATCATCGATATCCTCGAAACCATGCGCACCGGCGATCTGAGCAAGCGCCTGAACCTGGAGCGCAAAGACGAATTCAACGCGGTCGAAACCGGCTTCAACGACATGATGACCGAGCTGACCGCGCTGGTTTCCCAGGCGCAGCGCTCCTCGGTGCAGGTCACCACGTCGGTGACCGAGATTGCCGCCACCTCAAAGCAGCAACAGGCCACCGCTACCGAAACCGCAGCCACCACCACTGAAATCGGCGCTACATCCCGAGAAATCGCCGCCACCTCCAAGGACCTGGTGCGCACCATGACCGAAGTGTCCACCGCCGCCGACCAGGCGTCGGTCGCCGCGGGGTCCGGTCAACAGGGCCTGGCCCGTATGGAAGAAACCATGCATTCGGTAATGGGCGCCGCTGACCTGGTCAACGCCAAACTGGCGATCCTCAATGAGAAGGCCGGCAACATCAATCAGGTGGTGGTGACCATCGTCAAAGTGGCTGACCAGACCAACCTGCTGTCCCTCAACGCCGCCATCGAGGCCGAGAAAGCCGGTGAGTACGGGCGCGGTTTTGCCGTGGTCGCCACCGAAGTACGCCGTCTGGCCGATCAGACCGCCGTCGCGACGTACGACATCGAGCAGATGGTGCGCGAGATCCAGTCGGCGGTGTCGGCAGGCGTGATGGGCATGGACAAGTTCTCCGAAGAAGTGCGCCGAGGCATGTTCGAGGTGCAGCAAGTGGGTGAGCAACTGTCGCAAATCATCCACCAGGTGCAGGCCCTCGCGCCGCGGGTGTTGATGGTCAATGAAGGCATGCAGGCCCAGGCCACCGGCGCCGAGCAGATCAACCACGCGCTGGTACAACTGGGGGATGCCAGCAGCCAGACCGTCGAGTCCCTGCGCCAGGCCAGCTTTGCCATCGATGAACTGAGCCAGGTTGCGGTGGGTCTGCGCAGCGGCGTGTCGCGTTTCAAAGTCTGA
- a CDS encoding chemotaxis protein CheW: protein MSDFAAKRGAVPAAKKALFLVFHIGSERFALKATEVVEVLPRLPLKPIAQAPVWVAGIFAHRGALVPVIDLSALTFGTAAQARTSTRLVLVSYQPQPWSQARWLGLILEQATDTLRCDPAEFLPYGLDNRQAPYLGPVREDALGLMQWIGVAELLTDDVRALLFSSELSL from the coding sequence ATGAGCGACTTCGCGGCTAAGCGCGGCGCCGTCCCGGCAGCGAAAAAGGCGTTGTTCCTGGTGTTCCACATCGGCAGTGAACGCTTTGCCCTCAAGGCCACGGAAGTGGTCGAAGTGCTGCCGCGCCTGCCGCTCAAACCCATCGCCCAGGCACCTGTGTGGGTGGCGGGCATCTTTGCCCATCGCGGCGCGCTGGTGCCGGTGATCGACCTGAGCGCACTGACCTTCGGTACGGCGGCCCAGGCCCGCACCAGCACGCGGCTGGTGCTGGTCAGTTATCAGCCACAACCCTGGAGCCAGGCGCGGTGGCTGGGGCTGATTCTGGAACAGGCCACCGACACCCTGCGTTGCGACCCCGCCGAGTTCCTGCCCTATGGCCTGGATAACCGCCAGGCACCCTATCTGGGGCCGGTGCGCGAAGATGCGCTGGGCTTGATGCAGTGGATTGGCGTGGCCGAGCTGTTGACCGACGACGTGCGCGCGCTGCTGTTTTCCAGCGAGTTGAGCCTATGA
- a CDS encoding CheR family methyltransferase, which yields MSNDPRFSAFLKERIGLDVASVGEAIIERAVRQRCQVSQVPTADAYWQLLQSSHDEQQALIEAVIVPETWFFRYPESFATLARLAHARLAEIKQMRALRILSLPCSTGEEPYSIAMALLDAGLAPHQFKVQGMDVSPLSVERARRGVYGKNSFRGADLEFRDRHFTEDGGAYRIADRVREQVRLHVGNLLDPALLANEPSYDFVFCRNLLIYFDQPTQQQVFDVLKQLTHVDGVLFIGPAEGSLLGRHGMRSIGVPQSFAFSRHVESAAPAPVFVPMPAAPPKRGAAPIALKPRPFSTVSAQAPLKAPHTEAGELLNQIATLANEGKSAEARAACERYLGSHPPVAQVFYWLGLLSDVAGSAPQAQGYYRKALYLEPQHPQALMHLAALLESQGDSAGARRLQARAVRSERADSESKR from the coding sequence ATGAGCAATGATCCGCGCTTCTCGGCCTTTCTGAAGGAACGCATCGGCCTGGACGTCGCGTCGGTGGGCGAGGCGATCATCGAGCGCGCGGTGCGCCAGCGTTGCCAAGTGTCCCAGGTGCCCACAGCGGACGCCTATTGGCAGCTCCTGCAAAGCTCCCACGATGAGCAGCAGGCGCTGATTGAAGCGGTGATCGTTCCAGAGACCTGGTTTTTCCGCTACCCCGAGTCCTTTGCGACCCTGGCGCGCCTGGCCCATGCACGCCTGGCCGAGATCAAGCAGATGCGTGCGTTGCGCATTCTGAGCCTGCCGTGTTCCACCGGCGAAGAACCCTATTCGATTGCCATGGCCCTGCTCGACGCGGGCCTGGCGCCGCACCAGTTCAAAGTGCAAGGGATGGACGTCAGCCCGCTGTCCGTGGAGCGTGCCCGTCGCGGTGTATACGGCAAGAACTCTTTTCGCGGCGCCGATCTCGAATTCCGTGACCGGCATTTCACTGAAGACGGCGGTGCCTATCGCATTGCCGACCGGGTGCGCGAACAAGTGCGCCTGCACGTTGGCAACTTGCTTGACCCGGCGCTGCTGGCCAACGAGCCCAGCTACGATTTTGTGTTCTGTCGCAACTTGCTGATCTATTTCGACCAGCCCACCCAGCAGCAAGTCTTCGATGTGCTCAAGCAATTGACTCACGTGGACGGCGTGCTGTTTATCGGCCCGGCCGAAGGCAGCCTGCTGGGACGTCATGGCATGCGTTCGATTGGCGTGCCGCAATCCTTTGCGTTCAGTCGGCATGTGGAGTCGGCCGCGCCAGCCCCGGTATTTGTACCGATGCCGGCGGCCCCGCCGAAGCGCGGTGCGGCGCCGATAGCGCTCAAGCCGCGCCCGTTCAGCACGGTCAGTGCCCAGGCACCGCTCAAGGCGCCGCACACGGAGGCCGGGGAGTTGCTCAACCAGATCGCCACCTTGGCCAATGAGGGTAAAAGTGCCGAGGCCCGCGCTGCCTGCGAGCGCTATTTGGGCAGCCATCCGCCGGTCGCCCAGGTGTTCTACTGGCTGGGCCTGCTCAGCGATGTGGCCGGCAGTGCTCCGCAAGCCCAAGGGTATTACCGTAAAGCCTTATACCTGGAACCGCAGCATCCTCAGGCCTTGATGCACCTGGCCGCGTTGCTTGAGTCCCAGGGCGACAGTGCGGGGGCGCGTCGTTTGCAGGCGCGTGCCGTGCGTAGCGAGCGAGCCGACAGTGAGTCCAAACGATGA
- a CDS encoding chemotaxis protein CheW: MSSPDALDTAGLDLTLADTQAIDDCWNRIGIHGDKSCPLLAQHIHCRNCSVYSAAATRLLDRYALQQDERPAQAAGELDNQVVTRSLLMFRLGEEWLGIATRCLVEVAPLQPIHSLPHQRSRALLGVANVRGALVACLSLVELLGLDSTSNGATGGRIMPRMLIIAAQDGPVVVPVDEVDGIHAIDERTLSAASASGTQASARFTQGVLQWKGRSLRWLDEAQLLFAVTRSLA, encoded by the coding sequence ATGAGTAGCCCTGACGCGCTGGATACCGCAGGCCTGGACCTGACCCTGGCCGACACCCAAGCCATCGACGATTGCTGGAATCGCATCGGCATTCATGGCGACAAATCCTGCCCCTTGCTGGCGCAGCATATCCATTGCCGTAACTGCTCGGTGTATTCCGCCGCAGCCACACGCCTGCTCGACCGCTATGCACTGCAGCAGGACGAGCGTCCCGCACAAGCCGCCGGCGAGCTGGATAACCAGGTGGTCACCCGCTCGTTGCTGATGTTCCGCCTCGGCGAAGAATGGCTTGGCATCGCCACCCGGTGCCTGGTGGAAGTGGCGCCGTTGCAACCGATCCACTCCTTGCCGCACCAGCGCTCCCGGGCATTGCTGGGCGTGGCCAACGTACGCGGCGCGTTGGTGGCCTGCCTGTCGCTGGTGGAACTGCTCGGCCTGGACAGCACCTCTAACGGCGCCACCGGCGGTCGCATCATGCCGCGCATGCTGATCATTGCCGCGCAGGATGGCCCGGTAGTCGTGCCGGTGGACGAAGTGGATGGCATCCATGCCATCGATGAGCGCACCTTGAGCGCCGCGTCGGCCTCCGGTACCCAGGCCAGCGCGCGTTTCACCCAGGGCGTATTGCAATGGAAAGGCCGTAGCCTGCGTTGGCTGGACGAGGCTCAATTGCTGTTCGCCGTGACCCGGAGCCTTGCATGA
- a CDS encoding hybrid sensor histidine kinase/response regulator: MTPDQMRDASLLELFSLEADAQTQVLSAGLLALERNPTQADQLEACMRAAHSLKGAARIVGVDAGVSVAHVMEDCLVSAQEARLYLQPEHIDALLQGTDLLMRIATPGNDVGTADIQAYVALMERLLDPSQPTAMLAPKPEPAPMPVIEVQPPEPEPAPAVISEPPRQGKRMTEGGERVLRVTAERLNSLLDLSSKSLVETQRLKPYLASLQRLKRLQSNSLRTLDTLEGHLKVVDLNLEAQEALADTRRLLSEAQALLAQKNAELDEYGWQAGQRAQVLYDTALACRMRPFADVLAGQVRMVRDLGRSLGKQVRLEIEGEKTQVDRDVLEKLEAPLTHLLRNAVDHGIEMPEQRLLAGKPAEGSIRLRASHQAGLLVLELSDDGNGVDLERLRGTIVDRHLSPVETALRLSEEELLTFLFLPGFSLRDKVTEVSGRGVGLDAVQHMVRQLRGAVVLEQTAGQGSRFHLEVPLTLSVVRSLVVEVGEEAYAFPLAHIERMCDLAPEDIVQLEGRQHFWHEGRHVGLVAASQLLQRPPGQTPSDTLKVVVIRERDAVYGIAVERFIGERTLVVLPLDDRLGKVQDISAGALLDDGSVVLIVDVEDMLRSVDKLLNTGRLERIARRTQQATEAPRKRVLVVDDSLTVRELQRKLLLNRGYEVAVAVDGMDGWNALRSEDFDLLITDIDMPRMDGIELVTLLRRDSRLQSLPVMVVSYKDREEDRRRGLDAGADYYLAKASFHDDALLDAVVELIGGARA, from the coding sequence ATGACCCCCGACCAGATGCGCGATGCCTCGCTGTTGGAACTGTTCAGCCTGGAAGCCGATGCGCAGACCCAGGTGCTCAGTGCAGGCCTGCTGGCCCTGGAGCGCAACCCGACCCAGGCCGACCAGCTCGAGGCCTGCATGCGTGCGGCGCACTCGCTCAAGGGCGCGGCGCGGATTGTCGGCGTGGACGCTGGCGTCAGCGTGGCCCATGTCATGGAGGACTGCCTGGTCAGCGCCCAGGAAGCACGCTTGTACCTGCAGCCCGAACATATCGACGCGTTGCTGCAGGGCACGGATTTGCTGATGCGCATCGCCACCCCGGGCAATGACGTGGGCACGGCGGATATCCAGGCCTATGTGGCGCTGATGGAGCGCCTGCTGGACCCGTCGCAGCCCACCGCCATGCTCGCGCCGAAACCCGAACCGGCTCCCATGCCTGTGATCGAAGTGCAGCCGCCCGAGCCTGAACCTGCGCCCGCCGTCATCAGCGAGCCGCCGCGCCAGGGCAAACGCATGACCGAAGGCGGAGAGCGCGTGCTGCGGGTCACGGCCGAACGCCTTAACAGCCTGTTGGACCTGTCCAGCAAATCGCTGGTTGAAACCCAGCGGCTCAAGCCTTACCTGGCCAGCCTGCAGCGTCTCAAGCGCCTGCAAAGCAACAGCCTGCGCACCTTGGATACGCTGGAGGGTCATCTCAAGGTCGTCGACTTGAACCTGGAGGCCCAGGAGGCCCTGGCCGATACCCGCCGCTTGTTGAGTGAAGCCCAGGCGTTGCTGGCGCAGAAGAACGCCGAGCTGGACGAATACGGCTGGCAGGCCGGCCAGCGCGCTCAAGTGCTTTACGACACCGCGCTGGCTTGTCGCATGCGCCCGTTTGCCGATGTGCTGGCCGGGCAGGTGCGCATGGTGCGTGACCTCGGCCGCAGCCTGGGCAAGCAGGTGCGCCTGGAGATCGAGGGCGAAAAAACCCAGGTCGACCGCGACGTGCTGGAAAAGCTCGAGGCGCCACTCACGCATTTATTACGCAATGCCGTCGACCACGGCATCGAAATGCCCGAGCAGCGGCTGCTGGCGGGCAAGCCGGCGGAAGGCTCGATTCGCCTGCGCGCGTCCCATCAAGCCGGGCTGCTGGTACTGGAGTTGAGCGATGACGGTAACGGCGTCGATCTTGAGCGTCTGCGCGGCACCATTGTCGATCGGCACCTGTCCCCCGTGGAAACCGCGTTGCGCCTGAGCGAGGAAGAACTGCTGACGTTCCTGTTCCTGCCGGGGTTCAGCCTGCGCGACAAGGTGACCGAAGTGTCCGGTCGCGGGGTGGGCCTGGATGCGGTGCAACATATGGTGCGTCAATTGCGCGGCGCGGTGGTGCTGGAGCAGACGGCGGGGCAGGGCAGTCGCTTTCATCTGGAAGTGCCGTTGACCTTGTCGGTGGTGCGCAGCCTGGTGGTGGAGGTCGGTGAAGAGGCCTACGCTTTCCCTCTGGCGCACATCGAACGCATGTGCGACCTGGCGCCCGAGGACATTGTGCAACTGGAAGGTCGCCAGCATTTCTGGCACGAGGGCCGGCATGTCGGCCTGGTCGCCGCCAGTCAGCTGTTGCAGCGTCCGCCGGGCCAAACCCCTTCGGATACCTTGAAAGTGGTGGTGATCCGCGAGCGCGATGCGGTGTATGGGATCGCCGTGGAACGCTTTATCGGTGAACGCACCCTGGTGGTATTGCCGCTGGATGATCGCCTGGGCAAGGTCCAGGATATTTCCGCCGGCGCCTTGCTCGACGATGGCTCGGTGGTCCTGATCGTCGACGTGGAAGACATGTTGCGCTCGGTGGACAAGTTGCTCAACACCGGTCGCCTGGAACGTATCGCCCGGCGCACCCAGCAGGCCACCGAGGCACCGCGCAAGCGGGTGCTGGTGGTGGACGACTCGCTGACCGTGCGTGAGCTGCAACGCAAGTTGTTGCTCAATCGCGGTTATGAAGTGGCCGTTGCGGTCGATGGCATGGATGGCTGGAACGCGCTGCGTTCCGAGGATTTCGACCTGCTTATCACTGACATTGATATGCCCCGCATGGACGGTATTGAATTGGTCACACTCTTGCGCCGAGACAGTCGCCTGCAATCGTTGCCGGTGATGGTGGTTTCCTATAAGGATCGTGAAGAGGACCGACGTCGAGGCCTCGACGCCGGTGCCGACTATTACCTGGCCAAGGCCAGCTTTCACGACGATGCCTTGCTCGACGCCGTGGTTGAATTGATCGGGGGCGCCCGGGCATGA
- a CDS encoding chemotaxis response regulator protein-glutamate methylesterase, with product MRIAIVNDMPLAVEALRRALSFEPAHELVWVANNGLEAVQRCAERVPDLILMDLIMPVMDGVEATRQIMAETPCAILLVTVDRQANMSRVFEAMGHGALDVVDTPALGVGNPRDAAAPLLRKILNIGWLIGQRGSRVRAETVPERSTGKRQSLVAIGSSAGGPAALEVLLKALPRNFPAAIVLVQHVDQVFAAGMAEWLSSASGLPVRLAREGEPPQSGVVLLAGTNHHIRLLKNGTLAYTAEPVNEIYRPSIDVFFESVASHWNGDAVGVLLTGMGRDGAQGLKLMREQGYLTIAQDQQSSAVYGMPKAAAAIDAAVEIRPLDRIAPRLLEVFA from the coding sequence ATGAGGATCGCGATCGTCAATGACATGCCCCTTGCCGTCGAGGCGTTGCGGCGTGCCTTGAGCTTCGAACCCGCCCATGAACTGGTGTGGGTGGCCAACAACGGTCTGGAAGCGGTGCAGCGCTGTGCCGAACGGGTCCCGGACCTGATCCTGATGGACCTGATCATGCCGGTAATGGACGGCGTGGAGGCCACGCGGCAGATCATGGCCGAGACCCCATGCGCGATTCTGCTGGTGACCGTCGACCGCCAGGCCAATATGAGCCGGGTGTTCGAAGCCATGGGCCACGGCGCCCTGGATGTGGTGGACACCCCGGCGCTGGGCGTGGGCAACCCCAGGGATGCGGCTGCGCCGTTGTTGCGCAAGATTCTCAACATCGGCTGGCTGATCGGCCAGCGCGGTAGCCGTGTGCGCGCCGAAACCGTGCCTGAGCGCAGCACCGGCAAACGCCAGAGCCTGGTGGCTATCGGTTCTTCGGCGGGCGGCCCGGCGGCCCTGGAAGTGCTGCTCAAGGCTTTGCCCCGGAACTTTCCCGCCGCCATCGTGCTGGTCCAGCATGTGGACCAGGTGTTCGCCGCCGGCATGGCCGAGTGGTTGAGCAGTGCGTCCGGCCTGCCGGTGCGTCTGGCCCGAGAGGGTGAGCCGCCGCAAAGCGGCGTGGTCTTGCTGGCCGGTACCAACCACCATATTCGCTTGTTGAAAAATGGCACGCTAGCCTATACCGCAGAGCCGGTGAACGAGATCTACCGGCCCTCCATCGACGTGTTTTTCGAAAGTGTCGCCAGCCACTGGAACGGTGACGCCGTTGGCGTACTGCTGACCGGCATGGGACGCGATGGCGCCCAGGGCCTGAAGTTGATGCGCGAACAAGGATATTTGACCATCGCCCAGGACCAGCAGAGTTCGGCGGTGTATGGCATGCCCAAAGCGGCGGCGGCGATTGACGCCGCTGTTGAAATTCGCCCACTGGACAGAATTGCGCCGCGATTGCTGGAGGTCTTTGCATGA
- a CDS encoding response regulator, with translation MNDLQLDDFKTDENAAMVLLVDDQAMIGEAVRRGLAHEENIDFHFCADPHQAIAQAIRIKPTVILQDLVMPGLDGLTLVREYRNHPATANIPIIVLSTKEDPLIKSAAFAAGANDYLVKLPDNIELVARIRYHSRSYMTLLQRDAAYRALRVSQQQLLDTNLVLQRLMNSDGLTGLSNRRHFDEYLELEWRRAMRDQTQLSLLMIDVDFFKTYNDSFGHVEGDEALRKVASTIREASSRPSDLPARYGGEEFALVLPNTSPGGARLVAEKLRMAVEALKIPHIAPTEGSSLTISIGLSTLTPVQGTDCRQLIMAADKGLYMAKHNGRNQVGIE, from the coding sequence ATGAATGATTTACAGCTCGACGACTTCAAGACCGACGAAAACGCCGCCATGGTGCTGCTGGTCGACGACCAGGCCATGATCGGAGAAGCCGTGCGGCGCGGCCTGGCCCATGAAGAAAACATCGATTTCCACTTTTGCGCCGACCCGCACCAGGCGATCGCCCAGGCGATTCGCATCAAGCCGACCGTAATCCTGCAGGACCTGGTCATGCCCGGCCTCGACGGCCTGACCCTGGTGCGCGAATACCGCAATCACCCGGCCACGGCGAATATCCCGATCATCGTGCTTTCCACCAAGGAAGACCCGCTGATCAAGAGCGCAGCGTTTGCGGCCGGGGCCAACGATTACCTGGTCAAGCTGCCGGACAATATCGAACTGGTGGCGCGCATTCGCTATCACTCGCGCTCCTACATGACCCTGTTGCAGCGCGACGCGGCTTACCGCGCATTGCGGGTCAGCCAGCAACAGTTGCTGGACACCAACCTGGTGCTGCAACGGCTGATGAACTCCGATGGCCTGACCGGGCTGTCCAATCGTCGTCACTTCGACGAATACCTGGAACTGGAATGGCGCCGTGCCATGCGCGACCAGACCCAGCTCTCCTTGCTGATGATCGATGTGGACTTCTTCAAGACCTACAACGACAGCTTTGGCCACGTCGAGGGTGACGAAGCCTTGCGCAAAGTCGCCAGCACCATCCGCGAAGCCAGCAGCCGTCCTTCCGACCTGCCGGCACGCTATGGCGGCGAAGAGTTCGCGCTGGTGCTGCCCAACACCTCGCCGGGCGGTGCGCGGCTGGTGGCTGAAAAGCTGCGCATGGCGGTGGAGGCCTTGAAAATCCCGCATATCGCGCCGACTGAAGGTTCGAGCCTGACCATCAGCATTGGCTTGTCGACCTTGACGCCGGTGCAAGGTACCGATTGCCGCCAGCTGATCATGGCGGCGGACAAGGGTCTGTATATGGCCAAGCACAATGGGCGCAACCAGGTCGGCATCGAATAA
- the prfB gene encoding peptide chain release factor 2 (programmed frameshift), translating to MEINPILNTIKDLSERSETIRGYLDYDQKHERLTEVNRELEDPSVWNKPEYAQELGRERAALAQIVDTLDELNTGLADCRDLLDMAVEEDDEGAVGDVVAELARLEENLAKLEFRRMFSHEMDPNNAYLDIQAGSGGTEAQDWANILLRMYLRWADKRGFEATIMELSAGEVAGIKGATVHIKGEYAFGWLRTEIGVHRLVRKSPFDSGNRRHTSFSAVFVSPEIDDKVEIEINPADLRIDTYRSSGAGGQHVNTTDSAVRITHVPTNTVVSCQNERSQHANKDTAMKMLRAKLYEQEMQKRNAASQALEDTKSDIGWGHQIRSYVLDASRIKDLRTNIERSDCDKVLDGDIDEYLEASLKSGL from the exons ATGGAAATCAACCCGATCCTTAACACCATCAAGGACCTGTCCGAGCGCTCCGAAACTATTCGGGGGTATCTT GACTACGATCAAAAGCATGAGCGTCTGACCGAAGTCAATCGCGAGCTTGAAGATCCGAGTGTCTGGAACAAACCTGAGTACGCCCAGGAACTGGGTCGCGAGCGTGCTGCGCTGGCGCAGATCGTCGACACCCTCGACGAACTGAACACCGGCCTGGCCGACTGCCGTGACCTGCTGGACATGGCCGTCGAAGAAGATGACGAAGGCGCAGTGGGCGATGTCGTCGCCGAGCTGGCCCGTCTCGAGGAAAACCTCGCCAAGCTTGAATTTCGCCGCATGTTCAGCCACGAAATGGACCCGAACAACGCCTACCTGGATATACAGGCCGGTTCCGGCGGCACCGAGGCCCAGGACTGGGCCAACATCCTGCTGCGCATGTACCTGCGCTGGGCCGACAAGCGCGGTTTCGAGGCGACCATCATGGAACTGTCCGCCGGTGAAGTCGCCGGCATCAAGGGCGCGACCGTGCACATCAAGGGTGAATACGCCTTTGGCTGGCTGCGTACCGAGATCGGCGTGCACCGCCTGGTGCGCAAGAGCCCGTTCGACTCCGGCAACCGTCGCCACACGTCGTTTTCCGCCGTTTTCGTCTCGCCAGAGATCGACGACAAGGTGGAAATCGAGATCAACCCGGCCGACCTGCGCATCGACACCTATCGCTCCTCCGGCGCCGGTGGCCAGCACGTAAACACCACCGACTCGGCGGTACGTATCACTCACGTACCGACCAACACCGTGGTCAGCTGCCAGAACGAACGTTCCCAGCACGCCAACAAGGACACCGCCATGAAAATGCTGCGGGCCAAGTTGTACGAGCAGGAAATGCAGAAGCGCAACGCCGCTTCCCAGGCGCTGGAAGACACCAAGTCGGACATCGGCTGGGGACACCAGATTCGTTCTTATGTACTGGATGCGTCGCGGATCAAGGATTTGCGCACTAACATCGAACGCAGCGACTGCGACAAGGTGCTCGACGGTGATATCGACGAATACCTGGAAGCCAGCCTGAAATCGGGGCTGTAA